Genomic window (Paraglaciecola psychrophila 170):
CCTTGGAACTTAGCAAAAGGCAGTACCACTTCTTTAACCGAATAAAACGGGGGAATAATTTCTTTAGTAATACCTTGTGACACTAGTGACTGGCCTACCATAGCTCTTGCACCAATTTTGGCTAGCGGCATACCGGTGGCTTTTGAGACAAAAGGTACCGTTCGCGCAGCACGAGGATTGACTTCAATCAAATACACTTGACCATCTTTCACAGCAAATTGCGTATTCATCAAACCTATAACACCCAACTCCAGTGCCATAGCTTTCACTTGCTGTCGCATTACATCTTGCACTTCAGGACTTAAAGAATAAGGAGGCAATGAACAAGCCGAATCACCAGAGTGAACGCCTGCCTGTTCGATATGCTCCATAATGCCACCGATAACTACATCGGTGCCATCACAAATAGCATCTACGTCCACTTCAATAGCATCGTCTAAAAAGCGGTCTAACAATACTGGAGAGTCATTAGATACTTTTACTGCATCGTTTAAGTAGCGTTTAAGGTCGTTAATGTCGTAAACAATTTCCATAGCGCGGCCACCTAAAACGTAGGAAGGACGAACCACTAATGGGAACCCAATTTTGTCTGCAGCGACTAAAGCTTGTTCCAAATTTCTAACCGTCGCATTAGCTGGCTGCTTAAGGTTAAGTTTATTCACCATTTTTTGAAAACGTTCACGGTCTTCTGCTTTATCAATTGCATCAGGTGAAGTACCAATGATAGGCACGCCAGCGGCTTCTAACTCACGGGCTAGCTTAAGAGGTGTTTGGCCACCGTATTGCACAATCACCCCTTTAGGTTTTTCGATACGCACTATCTCTAATACATCTTCTAAAGTGACTGATTCGAAATACAAACGGTCGGAAGTATCGTAATCGGTAGACACTGTTTCTGGGTTGCAATTGACCATAATGGTTTCATAACCATCTTCACGCAATGCCAGTGCCGCATGAACACAGCAATAATCAAACTCAATGCCCTGCCCTATGCGGTTTGGACCACCACCTAACACCATAATTTTATCATTGTCAGTTGGGTTAGCTTCACACTCTTCATCGTATGTAGAATACATATAAGCGGTGTCGGAGGAAAATTCAGCCGCACAAGTATCTACGCGTTTGTACACAGGATGAATATCAAAACCGCGACGCATTTCACGCACGTCCGTTTCATCTACACCGGTTAAGTCAGCAATTCTAGAATCGGCAAACCCCTTGCGTTTGAGTATTTTCATCAAATCTTCATCTATCGAAGACAATCCAGACGCCTGGACCTGTTGCTCAAGGATGATCAATTCTTCAATCTGCACCAAGTACCATCTATCGATATTAGTTAACTCGAATATTTCATCGACTGACATTCCCATGCGCATTGCATCGGCAATATACCAAATACGTTCAGCACCTGGCTCGCGTAATTCACGAACAATGGTGGTTTTTGCCTCTGGCGTAGTAATATCAATAATAGAGTCCAGACCATTCACACCTACCTCTAATCCCCGTAACGCTTTTTGTAACGACTCTTGTAAGTTACGACCGATGGCCATTACTTCACCTACAGATTTCATTTGTGTGGTTAAACGGTCATTAGCACCAGCAAATTTTTCAAAATTAAATCGTGGTATTTTTGTCACTACGTAATCGATAGTAGGTTCGAACGAAGCTGGAGTTAGTCCGCCAGTAATATCATTCGCCAATTCATCGAGTGTATAACCTATGGCTAATTTAGCAGCGACTTTCGCAATAGGGAAACCCGTTGCTTTTGATGCCAACGCAGAAGAACGA
Coding sequences:
- the carB gene encoding carbamoyl-phosphate synthase large subunit; translated protein: MPKRTDIKSILILGAGPIVIGQACEFDYSGAQACKALREEGFRVILVNSNPATIMTDPEMADATYIEPIHWEVVKKIIEKERPDAILPTMGGQTALNCALDLNKHGVLAEFGVEMIGATADAIDKAEDRERFDKAMKSIGLECPYAEIAHTLEEAFDVSTRIGFPCIIRPSFTMGGSGGGIAYNKQEFEEICRRGLDLSPTSELLIDESLIGWKEYEMEVVRDSADNVIIVCTIENIDPMGVHTGDSITVAPAQTLTDKEFQIMRNAAIAVLREIGVETGGSNVQFGVDPKTGRLVVIEMNPRVSRSSALASKATGFPIAKVAAKLAIGYTLDELANDITGGLTPASFEPTIDYVVTKIPRFNFEKFAGANDRLTTQMKSVGEVMAIGRNLQESLQKALRGLEVGVNGLDSIIDITTPEAKTTIVRELREPGAERIWYIADAMRMGMSVDEIFELTNIDRWYLVQIEELIILEQQVQASGLSSIDEDLMKILKRKGFADSRIADLTGVDETDVREMRRGFDIHPVYKRVDTCAAEFSSDTAYMYSTYDEECEANPTDNDKIMVLGGGPNRIGQGIEFDYCCVHAALALREDGYETIMVNCNPETVSTDYDTSDRLYFESVTLEDVLEIVRIEKPKGVIVQYGGQTPLKLARELEAAGVPIIGTSPDAIDKAEDRERFQKMVNKLNLKQPANATVRNLEQALVAADKIGFPLVVRPSYVLGGRAMEIVYDINDLKRYLNDAVKVSNDSPVLLDRFLDDAIEVDVDAICDGTDVVIGGIMEHIEQAGVHSGDSACSLPPYSLSPEVQDVMRQQVKAMALELGVIGLMNTQFAVKDGQVYLIEVNPRAARTVPFVSKATGMPLAKIGARAMVGQSLVSQGITKEIIPPFYSVKEVVLPFAKFQGVDPLLGPEMRSTGEVMGVGESFEEAYAKANLGASQPIPVGGKALLSVRLNDKNRVIELGQAMVSKGFTLEATKGTATVLNNAGVECSIVNKLSEGRPNIVDAIKNGEYCYIVNTTEGRQAINDSVYIRKEALLNKVAYTTTMNAAFATVNANKADDRARVTSVQELHARIY